ATAGGGCTCCTGGCCCTCTCCCAGCCCAGCTCCcagtccaccaccacaaacaCAACAGCAACCCCCAAGAACTACGGCATGCTGCTCTTCCGCGGCTTCGAAATCCTCGACGTCTTCGGGCCCCTCGAGGCGCTCTCCTGGGTCGCCCGCCGCCACGACAACATCTCGCTCTCGCTAATCTCCCAATCCCTCGACCCCGTCACAACAGCCCCCTACACACCCGCAATGAAccccttcaacgcctccttcttccccaccaTAAACCCAACACACACCCTCGAGTCCGCCCCAGAGCTCgacgtcctcatcgtcccaGGCGGCCTAGGCACGCGCGCCCCCGACTCCACCCTCGCCCCTCTCCTCAACTACATCAAAACAACCTACCCCCGCCTCCAGTACCTGATCACAATATGCACGGGCTCGACGCTAGTCGCGCGCACCGGCATTCTCGACGGGAAGCGCGCGACCACGAATAAAGCTTCGTGGGCCTCTGTTATCGGCAACGGGCCGAATACGACTTGGGTGCGCGAGGCGCGCTGGGTCGTTGATGGGAATGTCTGGTCGTCGTCGGGGATTTCGGCGGGCGTTGATGCGACTCTGGCGTTTATTGCGCAGTTTTATGGCCAGCGGAATGCGTCGGTTATTAGTGATTATATGGAGTATGAGTGGCATCAGGATAGTTCTTGGGATCCGTATGCGGATATTTGGGcttagttttttttttttttttgtcgTTTTGCTGTGTTTACTGTGTTTACAGGTCAGCTGGTCCTGGcttttattttgtttttttctcttctagAACCTTTGATGGTCGATATTTATCAAGTTAGAATCCGATAAAGATACACTGCCACCGTCTAAGCCTTTGCGGTGGGTCCGATAAACTCGTTCCCCTGGCTACGTCATTCAACACCGACTATTAAAAGGCCGATACTGCACACTTTTTTTCACTGTTCAACAATCAAAACACTCAAATCACCGTCAGCTGTAAAATAGGAAGATGGAATGTCTGTTCGAAGCCATAGCGGCTCTCGTATTCTGCTGCACTGCCAATCTCGAGCTCAGTCGTCctaaaaaatcaaaatccCCTGCGAATGACACTTCGCCGAAAAAATGTGAGTTGTATCCCGATTACATGCCTTGAAAACATAGCTGATGATATGACAGAAACTCGGTATGTGAGGCAGTAGTGTCTTAAGACATAACGATAAATCCAAGGCCGGACTTCTATATACGGAGAGACATAAATGGTGAGATACAAATACCACCATACACTAAACCAATCGCTAATATGCAAAAAGCAGCAAACTATTCTATAACACAAATTAAATCCCAAAACGAGCAAACAGAAATATCGGCGCATAGAGAGATGAATCACGATGAAACGCTCATCTCGGCATCAACGACTCTCCCACCCAACACCATAGCCGGATGGAGGACATTCAACACAACCATCGCCGCCGAGTCAAACACATACATAAACACCTTGTGGTTAATCAAATACCCATCACTGCCCTGGGTATACTCCACAAGCCGGAAGACCGAGCACACAAGGATCAGCACGCTAGCAATATACAGGCAGGAATACTTTCCCAGTCTCGGCTGCTCTGCCAGCGCCCCTTTAAAGCGGTCTTGTTCTTGCTACTTCTGCTCCCCTTTACATTCTCCAGCAAAATCGCAGTTGG
This sequence is a window from Aspergillus puulaauensis MK2 DNA, chromosome 6, nearly complete sequence. Protein-coding genes within it:
- a CDS encoding DJ-1/PfpI family protein (COG:S;~EggNog:ENOG410PNEI;~InterPro:IPR029062,IPR002818;~PFAM:PF01965;~SECRETED:SignalP(1-23)) translates to MKLTTTLNLGIGLLALSQPSSQSTTTNTTATPKNYGMLLFRGFEILDVFGPLEALSWVARRHDNISLSLISQSLDPVTTAPYTPAMNPFNASFFPTINPTHTLESAPELDVLIVPGGLGTRAPDSTLAPLLNYIKTTYPRLQYLITICTGSTLVARTGILDGKRATTNKASWASVIGNGPNTTWVREARWVVDGNVWSSSGISAGVDATLAFIAQFYGQRNASVISDYMEYEWHQDSSWDPYADIWA
- a CDS encoding uncharacterized protein (TransMembrane:1 (i66-88o)), translated to MEDIQHNHRRRVKHIHKHLVVNQIPITALGILHKPEDRAHKDQHASNIQAGILSQSRLLCQRPFKAVLFLLLLLPFTFSSKIAVGLQFRLDSCEPGSGI